Genomic DNA from Chloroflexota bacterium:
TGGAACTCGCCGAGGCGCTCCGTCGTAAAATCGAGCGCGATGTGGAACAAGCGCAAACTTTTTATCCGATCACGCCGATTCGCAACGCGAACGGGATGATCTGCCGATTGCAATTGGAGATGAGCGGGGCAATCGGCGCGGGCAATCCCGCGCGGATGCACTATGCGCTCTTGATCACGCTGGACGGCTATCCGTTCGTTTGCCCGCGCGCGTGGGTCGAAAAACCGGACGATGCGTTTATCTTTCACATGCAAATATGGCAACCGCGCCCGCCGCTCAATTTGCCGGAAGTGTGCACGAGCGCGGAGTTGGCGTACCAAAAAGATTGGACGGCGCGCCGCATCGCGCCGGGCGAACGAACGATCCTGGGTTTTCTGCGCCAGGTGCTGTTCATGCTCAACAACGAAAACACGCACAGCAAAGCGCGTCCGTGAGACAGCCAAGACGTGTCGTTGCGAGGAGCGTAGCGACGACGCAATCGCCAGATCGCTGATTGGGGATTGCTTCGGACACACTTGCCCTGGCGGGAACGCAAGTGCCAGGGAAAACCGCCCTCGCAATGACAGCATGGCAGAATGATTTGAATGTTCACTCGTAGGTCTTCCGAGATAAACCATGAACTGGGAATTTGAACGCTATAAACGACAACTGGGACTCGTGCATCAACGCCGCGTAATGGATTTGAACATCCTCTTGCTTGGCGATGGTCCCGCCTTGCCGTACGTCGCGACGAATCTCGCGCTGCTCGGCGTCGGCACGCTGACTCTGCCCGCCGCGTCTAGCTGCGTCACCACGCAACAGCGCGCCGGTCAGTTTCTTTTTCGCGCGGAGGATGAAGGCGCGCCGATTTCGGAAACGCTCGCGCGGCGCGTCGCGGAATTGAATCCGCGCATCCACGCGGAGTTCGTCGAGCCGCAACACGCACGCGCGTGCGATGCCGTCGTCGTCACCTCCGATGTGGCGCACGCGTTGCCGTCGAACATTCCGGTGATTTGGGCGGGCGTGACCGATTACGGCATGTTTATCGGCGCGCGTAAACCGCACGCCGCGCCGCTCGCGCCGAATCTCATCACGCCGGCGCTTGCCTCGCTGTGCGGCGCGCTCGCCGCGCAAGAAGTGCTGCGTGTGACGCGTTGCCTTCGTCCCTCCGAGATCGTCAAGTTCTGGGTCACGCTCAACTATGCGTTGCGCGAACCGGCGAACGCGGGACTCGTATTCGCGGTGGACGGTGCGCCGACGGCGTCGTTCAGCGACAAGCCAGATGGCGCGTTGCCGATCTGCCGCGTCCCGGTAAATTTGAACAATGATCTGGTGCGTCTCTTGTTCGAACAATCCACGTTGGGCGAGCCGATTGCGGAGATTTACGATAGCCCGACCGAGTGTTTGTACTATTCGCCGTTCTGGGGCAATCGGCTTGAGAACGATGGCATCGTCGAAGCGCCGATCGCGTTGTCCGCGCCGCACGCGCCGCGCGTCGTGCTCGGCGGGATCGGCGGGCTGGGTACTTGGGTCGCCGCGTTGCTCGCCGTGTCGGATTTCACCGGCGAACTTGTCGTGTTTGACGCCGACACGCAAGTTGAAAATCACAACCTCAATCGCCAGGTGCTGTACGACGATAGCGCGATTGGCGCGCCGAAAGTGCATGCGGCGGCGCGCGCGCTGCGCCGGATCAATCCCGCGCTCACCGTCACCGCGTTGCTCGAAGAGATTCAAGCGACGACAGTGGTCACGCACGCCGAGTTGATGGCGCACGCGAATCTGGCGATCAGTACGTTCGACAACTTTCGCGCGCGCTATGTGTTCAGCGAATGGGCGGCGTTGAGTTTTGTGCCGCTCGTCAATGGCGGGTCAGATGGATTTAACGGTGATGTCGAGGTGATCGAGCCAGCCAAGCACGGCTGTCTGCTTTGTCGTTGGGAGCAAGCGCGCGGGCGCACGGTCGCGCAAACGATGAGTATGGACGAAGCGCATCTCTCGTGCACGCGCGAGGATGCGAACGCGCCGGAAGTCGGCGCGGCGCTCGTCACGACGACCGCCGCGATTGCGAGTTGGCAAACGTTGCTCGCGCTGTTGGCGTTGGCGAAACCAGCTGCGCGCGTGGATCATCACCTGGGTTTCCTGGGCAAAGAGAACGCGGTCGAAAAATGTCGGATCGCGACGCCGTGCCCGGTCCACGAAAAAGGCGCGTGTGAACATCCGCAACGATTTTGGCAGATGCTCGAAGAGACCATTCACGGAGACGATCCATGAAACCGCCGGTCCGAAAATGCGTAATTGATACACGCGTCTATCAAGCCGCCTTGGAATTTGCCGGCAATCTCGAACGCGATGAATGGGGCGGGATTGGCATTGGCACGTACATGAAATCCGGCGAGGCGTATCTCAAGGGAATAGTCTTTCCGCCGCAATATCGGAGCAACTCGGCGTACTGCGCGTTCGAGATGAAATATCTCGCGCTGCTCAAATTCGCGCTCGGTGACCTGGGAATTTTTCCCCAAGTCACGATGATTGCCTGGGTGCATTCGCATCCGGGGCACGGCATTTTTCTTTCGGATATTGATCGGGAAACGTTTGGCGATCTGTTGAGCGAGAACGAACGCCTGCTCGCGCTCGTCATCGAACCGGTTCAGCGCGAGATCGGCGCGTTCATCGGAGTGCAAGCCAACGAGCAAGTTCCGATCCCGGTCGAACAACGCGAACTGGGGTTGAGCGAAGATCAGCGCATCCGTTTGAGCGTGCTCGAAAGTATGTTGCCTGAAATGCCCAAGGTCATCGTGCCGCCGCTGCCCAGTACGTTCTCGGCGCACGCCGCGCTCGAAGTGGCGTACACGCTTTCGGAAAAAGTGGTACGTCTGCGTCGGTGGCTCGCCATCTCGGAGCGGGCGCGCGGAGTGGAGCAAGCCCAACTAAGCGATGAGCCGGCGTAGAGTTGAGTTGCCCAAACATCTCTCTTGTCGAGTACTATGTACGTTAAGAAAATGATTTGGAATTTCAGATTTGGTCGAGACGTTCGCGAAGCGTGCAACGTCTCGACCAAATCCAATTCTAATATCAAACCTCAACATCTATAGTTCAGGAGCATCGCGATGTCAACCAAAAATGTTCAAGTCTATGTGTACTTTGCGTGGAAAGATAATCACGTCACTATCCAGGTAGACGAGAATCAAACCGTGCGGAGCGCGTTACGCTGGGTGTTGCCGCAAGGCGTCAACATTGATTCGATTGAAAATGCGATTGACGAGACCGGTTTGAACGTGATTGACCAACACGGCGCAAACCTCCACGATGGAATGAAAATCACCGTTAGCCGCAACAAGGTGTACCAGGGCGGCGCGCGATAGGATTCGAGTCCTTAAGTAACTTGTACTATTGTTTGACGCAATCACGCACGTTATACTATTCCTAACACAACGCGGAGAAGGTTCGCCGCGCTCGCTGACGCGTGACGGCAGGAACGATTCGAGAGGTCGAGCGATTCAATCCCACGCTATCGCGCGACCTCTGATTATTTCGGATAAACTAGCGTTATGGCAACCAAGAAGAAGAAAATTCTACTGATCGAGAATGATTTGCAGTTGGTCGAATTGGCGCGCTATCCGTTGGAAGAGGACGGCAATGCTGTCATCGCGTCCACGGATGGTCCTGCCGGTTTGCGCGCCGCGCGGCGCGAACAACCCGACCTTGTGCTCGTAGATTTCAAATTGCCTTCGCAAAAAGGCAATGACGTTGCCAAGGCGCTCCGCAAAGACCCCGCGACGGAACACATCCGCATCGTGATGATCGCGGACGAGAGTCAACTCGAAAATCTCGAAATCGGTCCGGGATCGTCCGTTGACGATTTTCTGATCAAGCCCTTTGCGCCGGCTGAACTCATCACCAAGATCAAGCCCCTGCTCAAGAGCGACGACGACCTCAAGAGCAAACTGATTTCCACCGGCAACTATGACCTCGACAACAAAATGGGCGGCGGCGTGCCGTTCGGTTCGCTCACGTTGATCGAAGGCGATTCGGGTGCGGGCAAGTCCGTGCTTTCGCAACAAATGATGTACGGTTGTTTGGTAGACGGACTCAAACTGTCGCTCTTTTCGAGCGAGAACACGGTCAAGAGTCTGGTCAAACAGATGCGTAGTTTGAACATGGACATTCTCGATTACCTCTTGCTCGACAAACTTCGCATCTTTCCGATCGAGACGGCGCGTCTCGGTCGTGAAGCGCCGCCGACCCTGCTCAAAGCCATGAAAAACGAAAAAGGGCGCGAGATGATTTTGGTGGACTCGCTCACCTCTTCGATTCCAAACTCGTCCGATAAAGAAGTGCTGGGATTTTTCGAAGACAGTAAACGCATGTGCGCGGAAGGCACGACCGTCATGGTCATCATTCACACGCATGGTCTCACGCGCGAGTTGCTCACCCGCTTGCGTTCATTGTGCGACGCGCACTTGCAACTCCGCACCGAAGAAGTGGGCAACAAACTCGTCAAGACGCTCGAAGTGACCAAGGTGCGCGGCGCGGAGCAAACGACTGGCAACATTATCAGTTTCGAAGTCGAACCCGGTTGGGGCATTCGGGTCATTCCGATCAACAAAGCCAAAGGATAAACCATTATGGGTGGTCGTGTCGTTTTGCCGTTCGAACAGCCCAATGATATTCAGTGCGATCACGGAACGCGTTGTCCGATCAACGCGGTTTCCAAAGCCCTGCGTAAAGCGTGCGAGGAAAATCCGACGCTGTTTGACTATCTCCATTGGCTGCCGATGGACCAAGTCGGCGTGCCGGAATTTTATCCCAAACTCTCGCGCGATATGTCGAGTTTGGAACAGCGCAACCTCATCTATCCGATCAAGGAAGGATTGTACGTCCATATCTTTCCCGACCCTAAAGGTGAACGTGATAGGTATATTCCCATCGAACCGCACCTCGTCGTCAATCTCGACGAGATCATCCCACAACTCGAAGTAAAATTGCTCGACTATGTGGAAAAGATCGGCGCGGCGGAAACGACCGATGATAAACGCGCGGCATTGCTCGAAGCGATTGACAAGA
This window encodes:
- a CDS encoding ThiF family adenylyltransferase, with product MNWEFERYKRQLGLVHQRRVMDLNILLLGDGPALPYVATNLALLGVGTLTLPAASSCVTTQQRAGQFLFRAEDEGAPISETLARRVAELNPRIHAEFVEPQHARACDAVVVTSDVAHALPSNIPVIWAGVTDYGMFIGARKPHAAPLAPNLITPALASLCGALAAQEVLRVTRCLRPSEIVKFWVTLNYALREPANAGLVFAVDGAPTASFSDKPDGALPICRVPVNLNNDLVRLLFEQSTLGEPIAEIYDSPTECLYYSPFWGNRLENDGIVEAPIALSAPHAPRVVLGGIGGLGTWVAALLAVSDFTGELVVFDADTQVENHNLNRQVLYDDSAIGAPKVHAAARALRRINPALTVTALLEEIQATTVVTHAELMAHANLAISTFDNFRARYVFSEWAALSFVPLVNGGSDGFNGDVEVIEPAKHGCLLCRWEQARGRTVAQTMSMDEAHLSCTREDANAPEVGAALVTTTAAIASWQTLLALLALAKPAARVDHHLGFLGKENAVEKCRIATPCPVHEKGACEHPQRFWQMLEETIHGDDP
- a CDS encoding response regulator: MATKKKKILLIENDLQLVELARYPLEEDGNAVIASTDGPAGLRAARREQPDLVLVDFKLPSQKGNDVAKALRKDPATEHIRIVMIADESQLENLEIGPGSSVDDFLIKPFAPAELITKIKPLLKSDDDLKSKLISTGNYDLDNKMGGGVPFGSLTLIEGDSGAGKSVLSQQMMYGCLVDGLKLSLFSSENTVKSLVKQMRSLNMDILDYLLLDKLRIFPIETARLGREAPPTLLKAMKNEKGREMILVDSLTSSIPNSSDKEVLGFFEDSKRMCAEGTTVMVIIHTHGLTRELLTRLRSLCDAHLQLRTEEVGNKLVKTLEVTKVRGAEQTTGNIISFEVEPGWGIRVIPINKAKG